A stretch of the Streptomyces ortus genome encodes the following:
- a CDS encoding DUF3830 family protein, with amino-acid sequence MADRYLDVSLSKRGVHCTAKLLDDRAPLTCEAVWNALPLGGDVYHAKYARNEIYALFPAFAPAEPPLENPTVTPIPGDLCYFSFSGTQLGAQSYGYGGASGVRAGTPVIDLALFYERNNLLLNGDVGWVPGIVWGQVVEGLAAMAEACGDLWRAGAVGETLTFSRA; translated from the coding sequence ATGGCCGACCGTTACCTCGACGTGTCCCTGTCCAAGCGCGGAGTCCACTGCACGGCGAAGCTCCTCGACGACCGCGCGCCGCTCACCTGCGAGGCCGTCTGGAACGCGCTGCCGCTCGGCGGTGACGTCTACCACGCCAAGTACGCCCGCAACGAGATCTACGCCCTGTTCCCGGCCTTCGCGCCGGCCGAGCCGCCCCTGGAGAACCCGACCGTCACGCCCATCCCGGGCGACCTCTGCTACTTCTCCTTCTCCGGCACGCAGCTCGGTGCGCAGTCGTACGGGTACGGGGGCGCGTCCGGCGTCCGCGCGGGGACGCCGGTGATCGACCTGGCCCTGTTCTACGAACGCAACAATCTGCTGCTCAACGGTGACGTGGGGTGGGTGCCGGGCATCGTGTGGGGCCAGGTGGTGGAGGGGCTCGCCGCGATGGCGGAGGCATGCGGGGACTTGTGGCGGGCGGGAGCGGTGGGAGAGACCCTGACCTTCAGCCGGGCGTAG
- a CDS encoding D-2-hydroxyacid dehydrogenase, whose amino-acid sequence MTTPPSPPPSPNMAEKPTLLVLGSDPPPRLGRLTGRVRVAYADDATLAALLPTADALLVWDFHSRALRRAWPGEGPRPRWVHTASAGVDHLLCPELTASDTVVTNARGVFDQPIAEYVAALVLALAKDLPRTLELQGAREWRHRATRRVAGTRACVVGSGPIGRAIERTLAALGVTTALVGRTARDGVHGPEELDRLLARADWVVSAAPLTEETYGMFDARRLALLQPSACFVNVGRGQLVVQDALVRALRERWIAGAALDVFEREPLGPDSPLWEVPGLIVSPHMSGDTVGWRDELGAQFVELYELWEAGEPLPNVVDKRRGYVPGP is encoded by the coding sequence ATGACCACTCCCCCGTCGCCTCCCCCGTCCCCGAACATGGCCGAAAAGCCGACGCTGCTGGTGCTGGGCTCCGATCCGCCGCCACGGCTCGGCCGGCTCACCGGGCGGGTCCGCGTCGCGTACGCGGACGACGCGACCCTGGCCGCGCTGCTGCCCACCGCCGACGCGCTCCTGGTCTGGGACTTCCACTCGCGCGCGCTGCGCCGGGCCTGGCCCGGCGAGGGGCCCCGGCCGCGCTGGGTGCACACGGCGAGCGCGGGCGTGGATCACCTGCTGTGCCCCGAACTGACCGCGTCCGACACGGTGGTGACGAACGCGCGCGGTGTCTTCGACCAGCCGATCGCCGAGTACGTGGCCGCGCTCGTCCTCGCCCTGGCGAAGGATCTGCCGCGCACGCTGGAGCTCCAGGGGGCGCGTGAGTGGCGGCACCGCGCTACGCGACGCGTCGCGGGTACGCGTGCGTGTGTGGTCGGTTCCGGGCCGATCGGCCGGGCGATCGAGCGGACCCTGGCGGCGCTCGGTGTCACGACGGCGCTCGTGGGGCGCACCGCACGCGACGGCGTGCACGGGCCCGAGGAGCTGGACCGGCTGCTGGCGCGGGCCGACTGGGTGGTGTCCGCCGCGCCGCTCACCGAGGAGACGTACGGGATGTTCGACGCGCGGCGGCTGGCCCTGCTGCAGCCGTCGGCGTGCTTCGTGAACGTGGGCCGCGGGCAGCTCGTCGTGCAGGACGCGCTCGTCCGGGCCCTCCGGGAACGGTGGATCGCGGGGGCGGCGCTCGATGTCTTCGAGCGCGAACCGCTGGGCCCCGACAGCCCGTTGTGGGAGGTCCCCGGCCTGATCGTGTCACCGCACATGAGTGGCGACACGGTGGGCTGGCGGGACGAACTAGGGGCGCAGTTCGTGGAGTTGTACGAGCTCTGGGAGGCGGGTGAGCCCCTGCCGAACGTCGTCGACAAGCGGCGCGGATACGTACCCGGCCCCTGA
- the ehuC gene encoding ectoine/hydroxyectoine ABC transporter permease subunit EhuC, which produces MTSGLWELVLKGIWVTVQLLVFSALLAGAVSFVVGIARVHRLWIVRFLAGFYTEVFRGTSALIMIFWVFFVLPVAFGWQLVPMWAGTLALGLTYGAYGSEIVRGALNSVDQAQVEGGIALSFTPWQRLRLILLPQAVPEMIPPFSNLLIELLKGTALVSVMGMGDLTFSGNLVRLALQESAEIYTYILLIYFVIAFLLTRLMRGLEKKLKAGVGEVPEKGVSQAELHRPETTGVGGGAV; this is translated from the coding sequence ATGACATCGGGACTCTGGGAACTCGTACTCAAGGGCATCTGGGTCACGGTCCAGCTGCTGGTGTTCAGCGCGCTGCTGGCCGGGGCCGTCTCCTTCGTGGTCGGCATCGCACGCGTCCACCGCCTGTGGATCGTCCGCTTCCTCGCGGGCTTCTACACCGAGGTGTTCCGGGGCACCTCGGCACTGATCATGATCTTCTGGGTGTTCTTCGTGCTGCCGGTCGCCTTCGGCTGGCAGCTCGTCCCGATGTGGGCGGGCACCCTGGCACTGGGCCTGACGTACGGGGCGTACGGCTCCGAGATCGTGCGCGGCGCCCTGAACTCCGTGGACCAGGCACAGGTCGAGGGCGGTATCGCGCTCAGCTTCACGCCCTGGCAGCGGCTGCGGCTGATCCTGCTGCCGCAGGCCGTGCCGGAGATGATCCCGCCCTTCTCCAACCTGCTGATCGAGCTGCTGAAGGGCACCGCCCTGGTGTCCGTGATGGGCATGGGCGACCTGACCTTCAGCGGAAACCTCGTGCGGCTCGCGCTGCAGGAGAGCGCGGAGATCTACACGTACATCCTGCTGATCTACTTCGTGATCGCCTTCCTGCTCACTCGGCTCATGCGCGGGCTGGAGAAGAAGCTCAAGGCCGGAGTCGGAGAGGTTCCCGAGAAGGGTGTGTCCCAGGCCGAGCTGCACCGCCCGGAGACCACCGGAGTAGGCGGAGGTGCCGTATGA
- a CDS encoding IclR family transcriptional regulator, giving the protein MALKRESTAPYHSAQDALRVLETVARHTTGITDVELARHTGLNTERLTALLRMLRREGYVEQQADGAYVSGEAFGRLGSERERDEALRGQLQRNLDRLRDSVGAAVYMSRYVDGEIHVTQCAEGPATPAVNEWVDFRSAAHASAIGKSLLGQLDLNGRRDHLSRHRMARLTSRTITNERLLLSRLDAQAPTVPVLDLQEYAIGTVCAAVPITAGSAVGCLALSLPVEHAHRLREAADTLNRGAAPVLLSLAI; this is encoded by the coding sequence GTGGCGCTGAAGCGCGAGTCGACCGCTCCGTACCACTCGGCCCAGGACGCCCTGCGCGTCCTGGAGACCGTGGCACGGCACACCACCGGCATCACCGACGTCGAACTGGCCCGGCACACCGGCCTCAACACCGAGCGCCTCACCGCCCTGCTGCGCATGCTGCGCCGCGAGGGGTACGTGGAACAGCAGGCGGACGGGGCGTACGTCAGCGGTGAGGCCTTCGGCCGACTGGGCTCCGAGCGCGAGCGGGACGAGGCCCTGCGCGGCCAGCTCCAGCGGAACCTCGACCGGCTGCGCGACTCGGTCGGCGCCGCCGTCTACATGAGCCGGTACGTGGACGGGGAGATCCACGTCACCCAGTGCGCGGAGGGCCCGGCCACCCCGGCGGTCAACGAATGGGTGGACTTCCGCTCCGCGGCCCACGCCAGCGCCATCGGCAAGAGCCTGCTCGGCCAGCTCGACCTGAACGGGCGGCGCGACCACCTCTCCCGCCACCGGATGGCGCGGCTCACCTCGCGCACCATCACGAACGAGCGGCTGCTGCTGTCCCGGCTCGACGCCCAGGCACCCACCGTGCCGGTGCTCGACCTCCAGGAGTACGCGATCGGCACGGTCTGCGCGGCGGTCCCCATCACGGCCGGTTCCGCCGTGGGCTGCCTCGCCCTCTCCCTGCCCGTGGAGCACGCCCACCGGCTGCGCGAGGCCGCCGACACGCTCAACCGGGGCGCTGCACCGGTGCTCCTCTCGCTGGCCATCTGA
- a CDS encoding amidase, with protein sequence MTELTELTAVRLVEGYRKGEFSPVDAVRAALRRAEEIQPAVNAFVRLDEEAALGRAAESAERWRRGEPAGLVDGVPVSVKDILLMRGGPTLRGSRTVSASGAWDEDAPAVARLREHGAVFLGRTTTPEFGWKGVTDSPVSGVTRNPYDLSRTSGGSSGGSAAAVALGAGALSLGTDGGGSVRIPGSFCGIFALKPTYGRVPLYPASAFGTLSHVGPMARDAADAALMMDVISGPDPRDWSGLGPAAGSYADALSGGVRGLRVAYSPSLGGQVAVRPDVAAAVRRGVEGLAALGAYVEEADPDFTDPVEAFHVLWFSGAARVTQRLGARQRELLDPGLREIVGLGERFSALDYLAAVDVRMELGRRMGRFHETYDVLVTPTVPITAFEAGVEVPGGSGLRRWTGWTPFTYPFNMTQQPAATVPVGVDGAGLPVGLQVVGARHGDGVVLRTAHALYAAGVGGVAPPRSSPRP encoded by the coding sequence ATGACCGAGCTCACCGAACTGACGGCCGTACGACTCGTCGAGGGGTACCGCAAGGGCGAATTCAGCCCCGTGGACGCGGTGCGGGCCGCGCTGCGCAGGGCCGAGGAGATCCAGCCCGCGGTGAACGCGTTCGTACGCCTCGACGAGGAGGCGGCGCTCGGGCGGGCCGCGGAGTCCGCCGAGCGGTGGCGGCGGGGTGAACCGGCCGGTCTGGTGGACGGGGTGCCGGTCTCGGTGAAGGACATCCTGCTGATGCGGGGCGGGCCGACGCTGCGGGGTTCGCGGACCGTGTCCGCGTCCGGTGCCTGGGACGAGGACGCGCCGGCGGTGGCGCGGCTGCGCGAGCACGGGGCGGTGTTCCTGGGCCGGACGACCACTCCCGAGTTCGGCTGGAAGGGCGTCACCGACTCGCCGGTGTCCGGGGTGACGCGCAATCCGTACGACCTGTCCCGCACCTCGGGCGGGTCGAGCGGTGGGAGCGCGGCGGCGGTGGCGCTGGGCGCGGGTGCGCTGTCCCTGGGCACGGACGGGGGCGGCAGCGTCCGTATCCCCGGCTCGTTCTGCGGGATCTTCGCGCTGAAGCCGACGTACGGGAGGGTGCCGCTGTATCCCGCGAGCGCGTTCGGGACCCTCTCGCACGTGGGGCCCATGGCGCGGGACGCCGCGGACGCGGCGCTGATGATGGACGTGATCAGCGGCCCGGACCCCCGGGACTGGTCGGGGCTCGGTCCGGCGGCGGGCTCGTACGCGGACGCTCTGAGCGGTGGGGTGCGGGGGCTGCGGGTGGCGTACTCGCCCTCCCTCGGCGGGCAGGTCGCGGTGCGGCCCGACGTCGCGGCGGCCGTGCGGCGCGGGGTGGAGGGGCTGGCGGCCCTCGGCGCGTACGTGGAGGAGGCCGATCCCGATTTCACGGATCCCGTCGAGGCGTTCCACGTGCTGTGGTTCAGCGGGGCGGCGCGGGTGACGCAGCGGCTCGGGGCGCGGCAGCGGGAGCTGCTCGATCCGGGGCTGCGGGAGATCGTCGGGCTGGGTGAGCGGTTCAGCGCGCTGGACTACCTGGCGGCGGTGGACGTGCGGATGGAGCTGGGGCGGCGGATGGGGCGCTTCCACGAGACGTACGACGTGCTGGTGACGCCTACGGTGCCGATCACCGCGTTCGAGGCGGGGGTGGAGGTGCCGGGTGGGTCCGGGCTCCGCCGGTGGACGGGGTGGACGCCGTTCACGTACCCCTTCAACATGACGCAGCAGCCGGCGGCGACCGTTCCCGTGGGGGTGGACGGGGCGGGGCTGCCGGTGGGGTTGCAGGTGGTGGGGGCGCGGCACGGGGACGGGGTTGTCCTGCGGACGGCCCACGCGCTGTACGCGGCCGGGGTCGGCGGGGTCGCCCCTCCGCGCAGTTCCCCGCGCCCCTAA
- a CDS encoding maleate cis-trans isomerase family protein, which produces MDVSFLGGPHPQRGVGVVAPFDFALDRELWRWVPDEVSLHLTRTPFVPVEVSLDLARLVSEHETLGDAVRALNAVRPEVVAYACTSGSFVGGIAGERAMCEAMTRAGELPSVTTSGALLEALRELGVHRIALVTPYTDSVTRSLEEYVAEAGITVTGRAHMGLTRHIWKVPYRDVVDMARGAVRGAADALFISCTNLPTYDVIPQLEAELRIPVISANQVTMWAALRHLGTRAVGPYQALIDVSARARPVPPVLPEEQEGWA; this is translated from the coding sequence ATGGACGTCTCCTTCCTAGGTGGACCGCACCCCCAGCGCGGGGTCGGCGTGGTCGCCCCCTTCGACTTCGCCCTCGACCGCGAACTGTGGCGCTGGGTGCCCGACGAGGTGTCGCTCCACCTCACCCGTACACCGTTCGTGCCCGTCGAGGTCAGCCTCGACCTGGCACGGCTGGTCAGCGAGCACGAGACGCTCGGCGACGCGGTGCGCGCGCTGAACGCCGTCCGGCCCGAGGTCGTCGCCTACGCCTGCACGTCCGGCAGTTTCGTCGGCGGGATCGCCGGCGAGCGCGCGATGTGCGAGGCCATGACCCGGGCCGGCGAGCTGCCGTCCGTCACCACGTCCGGCGCCCTCCTGGAGGCACTGCGGGAGCTGGGCGTACACCGGATCGCGCTCGTCACGCCGTACACCGACTCCGTCACCCGGTCACTGGAGGAGTACGTCGCCGAGGCGGGCATCACCGTCACCGGCCGCGCCCACATGGGTCTGACCAGGCACATCTGGAAGGTCCCGTACCGCGATGTCGTCGACATGGCCCGCGGCGCGGTGCGCGGGGCCGCCGACGCGCTCTTCATCAGCTGCACCAACCTTCCGACGTACGACGTCATCCCGCAGCTGGAGGCCGAGCTGCGCATCCCGGTGATCTCGGCCAACCAGGTCACGATGTGGGCAGCCCTGCGCCACCTGGGTACCCGGGCGGTGGGGCCGTACCAGGCGCTGATCGACGTGTCGGCGCGAGCGCGGCCCGTACCGCCCGTACTGCCGGAAGAACAGGAAGGTTGGGCATGA
- a CDS encoding maleate cis-trans isomerase family protein — protein MTALGFLYPGHSAEDDYPRIEQLLGSDIRLQVVHTDIGEDAHRVDALLEMGAADRLAAGVEELRLSGAEAVVWACTSGSFVYGWQGAQDQVRTLALAAGLPASSTSFAFVHAVGELGVKRVAVGATYPDDVAGLFSSFLTDGGCEVVSVRGAGVVTAAEVGTWGEGEVLALARAADHAEAEVVVLPDTALHTASFLPSLEAALGKPVLTANQVTVWEALRLADRRANAPALGTLFTRHDPVQA, from the coding sequence ATGACGGCTCTCGGATTCCTCTACCCGGGCCATTCGGCCGAGGACGACTACCCGCGCATCGAGCAGCTCCTCGGCAGCGACATCCGCCTCCAGGTCGTCCACACGGACATCGGCGAGGACGCCCACCGGGTGGACGCCCTCCTGGAGATGGGCGCGGCCGACCGCCTCGCCGCGGGGGTCGAGGAGCTGCGCTTGTCGGGGGCCGAGGCGGTGGTCTGGGCCTGCACCAGCGGCAGCTTCGTGTACGGCTGGCAGGGCGCCCAGGACCAGGTCCGCACCCTGGCCTTGGCGGCGGGGCTGCCGGCCTCCTCCACGTCCTTCGCGTTCGTCCACGCGGTGGGGGAGCTGGGGGTGAAGCGGGTCGCGGTCGGGGCGACGTATCCGGACGACGTGGCCGGGCTGTTCTCGTCGTTCCTGACGGACGGGGGGTGCGAGGTGGTGTCCGTGCGCGGGGCGGGGGTCGTCACCGCGGCCGAGGTCGGGACGTGGGGGGAGGGGGAGGTGCTCGCGCTGGCGCGGGCGGCCGATCACGCGGAGGCGGAGGTGGTGGTGCTGCCGGACACCGCGTTGCACACGGCGTCCTTCCTTCCCTCGCTGGAGGCGGCGCTGGGGAAGCCGGTGCTGACCGCCAACCAGGTCACGGTGTGGGAGGCGCTGCGGCTCGCCGACCGGCGGGCGAACGCGCCGGCCCTGGGCACGCTGTTCACCAGGCACGACCCCGTGCAGGCGTAG
- the ehuA gene encoding ectoine/hydroxyectoine ABC transporter ATP-binding protein EhuA, translated as MDGSELIRFDKVTKRFGDNVVLDDLDFSVASGKHVTLIGPSGSGKTTILRLLMTLLKPDEGTIKVGGDYLTHEEKNGKLVPAGEKHIREVRKNIGMVFQQFNLFPNMKVLRNITEAPVTVLGMSKDAAEERARELLDLVGLAEHIDKYPSQLSGGQQQRVAIARALAMRPQVLLLDEVTSALDPELVAGVLDVLRDIARSTDITMLCVTHEMSFARDISDQVLMFDSGRVLESGPPEKIFGDPEHDRTREFLGAVL; from the coding sequence GTGGACGGCAGCGAGCTGATCCGGTTCGACAAGGTCACCAAGCGCTTCGGCGACAACGTCGTCCTCGACGACCTCGACTTCTCCGTCGCGTCCGGCAAGCACGTCACCCTGATCGGCCCGTCCGGCTCCGGCAAGACGACGATCCTGCGGCTGCTGATGACCCTGCTCAAGCCCGACGAGGGCACGATCAAGGTCGGCGGCGACTACCTCACTCACGAGGAGAAGAACGGCAAGCTGGTCCCGGCCGGCGAGAAGCACATCCGCGAGGTCCGCAAGAACATCGGGATGGTCTTCCAGCAGTTCAACCTCTTCCCCAACATGAAGGTGCTGCGCAACATCACCGAGGCGCCGGTCACCGTGCTCGGCATGTCCAAGGACGCCGCCGAGGAGCGGGCCCGTGAGCTGCTCGACCTGGTGGGCCTGGCCGAGCACATCGACAAGTACCCGAGCCAGCTCTCCGGCGGGCAGCAGCAGCGCGTCGCGATCGCGCGGGCGCTCGCCATGCGCCCGCAGGTGCTGCTCCTCGACGAGGTGACGTCCGCGCTCGACCCCGAGCTGGTCGCGGGCGTCCTCGACGTGCTGCGGGACATCGCCCGCAGCACCGACATCACGATGCTGTGCGTGACCCACGAGATGAGCTTCGCCCGGGACATCTCCGACCAGGTGCTGATGTTCGACTCCGGGCGGGTCCTGGAGTCGGGACCGCCGGAGAAGATCTTCGGCGACCCGGAGCACGACCGGACCAGGGAGTTCCTCGGCGCGGTGCTGTGA
- the ehuB gene encoding ectoine/hydroxyectoine ABC transporter substrate-binding protein EhuB, producing the protein MAPPIGNDSKEASPGRGDRGPNRRSLLAGVTALGALGAAGCSRVATASGENGGDLLDRLKAQGVVRLGIAGEIPFGYIDKDGELTGEAPELARVIFKRLGVERVQPVPTEFGSLIPGLKSQQFDVVAAGMYINAERCAQVIFSDPDYQMLDAFIVRKGNPKNLRDYKDVVKSGAKFATGTGYAEIQYAVEAGYKESDILIVQDQVAGMNAVEAGRVDVFAGTALTTREVVKKSRKVESTEPFAPLVGGKPHTDGGGFAFRPTETKLRDAFNVELKKMKDSGELLRILRPFGFTKNEMTDLTAKELCGG; encoded by the coding sequence ATGGCTCCACCAATTGGGAACGACTCTAAGGAAGCTTCGCCGGGCAGAGGCGATCGCGGCCCGAACCGCCGGTCACTGCTGGCGGGTGTGACGGCACTCGGCGCGCTCGGTGCCGCCGGCTGCAGCCGCGTGGCCACCGCGTCGGGCGAGAACGGCGGTGATCTCCTGGACCGGCTGAAGGCCCAGGGCGTCGTACGCCTCGGTATCGCCGGTGAGATCCCCTTCGGTTACATCGACAAGGACGGCGAGCTCACGGGCGAGGCCCCGGAACTCGCGCGGGTCATCTTCAAGCGGCTGGGGGTGGAGCGCGTACAGCCCGTACCGACGGAGTTCGGCTCGCTCATTCCCGGTCTGAAGTCCCAGCAGTTCGACGTGGTCGCCGCCGGGATGTACATCAACGCCGAGCGCTGCGCCCAGGTGATCTTCTCCGACCCCGACTACCAGATGCTCGACGCCTTCATCGTCCGCAAGGGCAACCCGAAGAACCTGCGCGACTACAAGGACGTCGTGAAGTCGGGGGCGAAGTTCGCGACCGGAACGGGATACGCGGAGATCCAGTACGCGGTCGAGGCCGGGTACAAGGAGAGCGACATCCTGATCGTCCAGGACCAGGTCGCGGGCATGAACGCCGTCGAGGCGGGCCGGGTCGACGTCTTCGCCGGAACGGCGCTGACCACCCGCGAGGTCGTCAAGAAGTCCCGCAAGGTGGAGTCGACCGAGCCGTTCGCGCCCCTCGTGGGCGGCAAGCCCCACACGGACGGCGGCGGTTTCGCGTTCCGCCCGACGGAGACGAAGCTGCGGGACGCCTTCAACGTGGAGCTCAAGAAGATGAAGGACAGCGGCGAGCTGCTGCGCATCCTGCGGCCCTTCGGCTTCACCAAGAACGAGATGACCGATTTGACCGCGAAGGAGTTGTGCGGCGGATGA
- the ehuD gene encoding ectoine/hydroxyectoine ABC transporter permease subunit EhuD, translated as MTWDWSAVGDFMPHFWDGLLVTLQALVLGSLISFVLGLVWALLMRTPTRWVRWPVGVVTEFIRNTPLLVQLFFLFYVLPEWNITFSAMTTGVVAIGLHYSTYTMQVYRAGIEGVPAGQWEAATALNLPMTRTWTAVILPQAIRRVVPALGNYVISMLKDTPLLMAITVLDMLGEARLFSQQNFQFTEPLTVIGVAFILISYPASLLMRALERRLVR; from the coding sequence ATGACATGGGACTGGAGTGCCGTCGGCGACTTCATGCCGCACTTCTGGGACGGACTGCTGGTCACCCTGCAGGCCCTGGTGCTCGGCTCGCTGATCTCCTTCGTCCTCGGGCTGGTGTGGGCGCTGCTGATGCGCACGCCGACCCGCTGGGTGCGCTGGCCGGTGGGGGTCGTCACGGAGTTCATCCGCAACACCCCGCTGCTGGTGCAGCTGTTCTTCCTCTTCTACGTGCTGCCCGAGTGGAACATCACGTTCTCCGCGATGACCACCGGTGTCGTCGCCATCGGGCTGCACTACTCGACGTACACGATGCAGGTCTACCGGGCCGGTATCGAGGGTGTGCCGGCCGGCCAATGGGAAGCGGCCACGGCACTGAACCTGCCCATGACCCGGACGTGGACCGCGGTGATCCTGCCGCAGGCGATCCGCCGGGTGGTGCCCGCGCTGGGCAACTACGTCATCTCGATGCTCAAGGACACGCCGCTGCTGATGGCGATCACCGTCCTCGACATGCTCGGTGAGGCACGGCTGTTCTCGCAGCAGAACTTCCAGTTCACCGAGCCGCTGACGGTCATCGGCGTGGCCTTCATCCTCATTTCCTATCCCGCTTCCCTCCTCATGCGAGCCCTGGAGCGACGTCTTGTCCGCTGA
- a CDS encoding AMP-binding protein: MGASSVGTSARTVAELVQARWGDHRPGLWCEERTLTHHEVAAGAAARAALFADLLPARAQPHVGVLLDNTPEFPLWLSAAALAGAAVAGINPTRRGPELARDILHTECRVLITERAHLPLLDGLELPGVRVLVTDTQAYEDLLAPYADARPEPGPVTPRTRFLLYFTSGSTGAPKAAICSQGRLAAAGQSLVGHFGVRADDVHYVCMPMFHGNAVIADWAPALAAGAGVALRRRFSASGFLPDVRAYGATYFTYVGRAVQYILQTPARADDRDHPLRTGFGTEAGAVDAAAFEERFGVRLVEGYGSSEGGAAIQWSPGTPRGATGRAAPGDDLAVLDPRTRAECPAAVFGPDGVLLNGHEAIGELVNRGPNPFEGYWRNPAADAARARDGWFWTGDLFYRDADGFLYFAGRTDDRLRVDSENLAAAVIENILARYAGADAVAVYAVPDPVAGDQVMAAVAGTFDPLAFEAFLRAQPDLGTKMAPRFVRVLDRMPVTATNKIHRAGLRREGFRCADPVWWRPAGEPGRRGYRLLSGADVEALLERYRARGREELLSR; the protein is encoded by the coding sequence ATGGGAGCCAGCAGCGTGGGCACGAGCGCGCGTACCGTCGCCGAACTCGTACAGGCGCGGTGGGGCGACCACCGGCCGGGACTGTGGTGCGAGGAGCGGACCCTGACCCACCACGAGGTGGCCGCGGGTGCGGCGGCACGGGCCGCGCTCTTCGCCGACCTGCTGCCCGCCCGCGCGCAGCCGCATGTGGGCGTGCTGCTCGACAACACCCCCGAGTTCCCGCTCTGGCTGAGCGCCGCGGCCCTCGCGGGCGCGGCCGTCGCGGGGATCAACCCCACCCGCCGCGGCCCCGAGCTCGCCCGCGACATCCTGCACACCGAATGCCGCGTCCTGATCACCGAACGGGCCCACCTCCCGCTCCTCGACGGCCTCGAACTCCCGGGCGTCCGCGTCCTGGTCACCGACACGCAGGCGTACGAGGACCTGCTTGCGCCGTACGCGGACGCCCGCCCGGAACCGGGACCCGTCACCCCGCGCACCCGCTTCCTCCTCTACTTCACCTCCGGCTCGACCGGCGCGCCCAAGGCGGCGATCTGCTCGCAGGGGCGGCTCGCGGCGGCCGGGCAGTCGCTCGTCGGCCACTTCGGGGTGCGCGCGGACGACGTCCACTACGTCTGCATGCCGATGTTCCACGGCAACGCCGTGATCGCCGACTGGGCACCCGCCCTCGCGGCCGGCGCGGGCGTGGCGCTGCGGCGCCGCTTCTCCGCCTCCGGCTTCCTACCGGACGTACGGGCTTACGGGGCCACGTACTTCACCTACGTGGGCCGCGCCGTCCAGTACATCCTGCAGACCCCGGCCCGCGCCGACGACCGAGACCACCCGCTGCGTACCGGCTTCGGGACGGAAGCGGGCGCGGTGGACGCCGCTGCCTTCGAGGAGCGGTTCGGGGTACGCCTGGTCGAGGGCTACGGATCGTCGGAGGGCGGGGCGGCGATCCAGTGGTCGCCCGGCACGCCGAGGGGCGCGACCGGCCGGGCGGCACCCGGCGACGACCTCGCGGTGCTGGATCCGCGGACCCGCGCCGAGTGCCCCGCGGCGGTCTTCGGCCCCGACGGCGTGCTGCTCAACGGGCACGAGGCCATCGGCGAGCTGGTGAACCGCGGCCCCAACCCCTTCGAGGGCTACTGGCGCAATCCGGCGGCGGACGCGGCGCGGGCCAGGGACGGCTGGTTCTGGACCGGCGATCTTTTCTACCGGGACGCCGACGGATTCCTGTACTTCGCGGGCCGCACCGATGACAGGCTCCGCGTCGACAGCGAGAACCTGGCCGCCGCGGTGATCGAGAACATCCTCGCCCGCTACGCGGGCGCGGACGCCGTGGCCGTGTACGCCGTCCCCGATCCGGTGGCGGGCGACCAGGTCATGGCCGCCGTGGCTGGCACCTTCGACCCGCTCGCCTTCGAGGCCTTCCTGCGGGCCCAGCCGGACCTCGGCACCAAGATGGCCCCCCGTTTCGTACGGGTCCTCGACCGGATGCCGGTCACCGCCACCAACAAGATCCACCGGGCCGGGCTGCGCCGCGAGGGCTTCCGCTGCGCGGATCCGGTGTGGTGGCGGCCGGCGGGGGAGCCGGGACGCAGGGGGTACCGGCTGCTGAGCGGGGCCGACGTCGAGGCGCTGCTGGAGCGGTACCGGGCGCGGGGGCGCGAGGAGTTGTTGTCGAGGTGA